Below is a window of Candidatus Thiodiazotropha endoloripes DNA.
ATCTCCCAGATGAACGGTTCGGTGGAGATCGATTCCGAATGGGGGCAGGGCAGTATCATCATCATCAAGCTGCCACTGACTTTGGCGATTCTGCCTACCCTGATGGTGCTGTTGAATGATCAACCCTTTGCCCTGCCTCTGGCCAGTGTGGTGGAGATCTTCAATCTGGATCTGAAGCGGACCAATGTGGTGGATGGGCAGTTGACGATCATGGTGCGTGAACGTGCCCTGCCGCTGTTCTATCTGCGCAACTGGCTGAGACCGAATAACCCATTGGTCGATGAGGAGAAGGGCAACGGTCATGTGGTGATCGTGAACGTGGGTAATATTCAAGTAGGTTTGGTGGTCGATCATCTGATCGGTCAGGAAGAGGTGGTGATCAAACCCTTGGGGGCACTGTTGCAAGGCCTGGAAGGTATGGCGGGTGCCACCATTACCGGCGACGGTAAGATCGCTCTGATCATGGATGTACCTGGTCTGATGCGAAAGTATGTCAAGAAGTTTTAACGAACAGGTCATTGACGGTCTGGTGCACTATTTCGGCAAGGCTTGGCTTGCAGTCCGTCTCTAAGACAAAGGTCAACTTTGAAGAGGGACTATGGGCGCCAAAGTGCGAGTACTGATTGTCGATGACTCAGCCTTTTTTCGTAATCGTGTAGCGGCTGCACTGCAATCCGCACAGGATATGGAAATCATTGGCTTTGCAGCCAATGGTGATGAGGCGATCCGGCAAACAAAAAGCCTCAAGCCCGACGTTGTGACCATGGATGTGGAGATGCCGGTGATCGATGGGATCACCGCCGTTCGCAGAATCATGGCTGAGACACCAACCAGAATCCTGATGTTTTCAGCAGTGACCACCGAGGGTGCCAAAGAGACCCTCGATGCACTGGATGCGGGGGCGATGGACTTTCTGCCCAAAGAGATGAGCAATCCGGTAGCCGGGGCCGAAGAGACTTCCAAGGCGCTGCTGGAGCGGGTTCGGAATCTGGCAAAATCTCCCCTGACCCTGTCTCGAGCCAGTGTCAAAGAGTACCTGACTCCATCACCCTCACGCGTTGCCAGCGTGGGTCAGACGGCGCCGACATTCTCAAGCAGTCCGGAAATGGTGGCGATTGGCGCGTCCACCGGTGGACCGGTGGCACTGCGACAGGTATTGAGTGCCTTACCGAGAAACTATCCTCTGCCAGTGGTCGCCGCAGTGCATATGCCGGGCAGTTTCACCCGGGCCTATGCGGAGCGTCTCGATGGCTCCTGTGCAATCAAGGTCAAAGAGGCGATGGATCGCGAAATGTTACAACCGGGTGTGGCACTGATCGCACCTGGTGGAAAGCAGACGACTGTGGTTCGTGGTGCTGGTGGTTATCAGGTACGGATCTCCAACCCGCTGCCGGGAGAGATCTACCACCCGAGTGTCGATCAGATGCTGGCGTCGGTGGCGGAAAGCTACCGGGGTAAAGCGCTTGCGCTGATCCTGACCGGTATGGGCTCAGATGGTCTGGAGGGGGCGAAAAAGTTAAAGAAATACGGTTCCTCCCTGTGGAGTCAGGATCAGAAGAGCTGTGTGGTTTATGGTATGCCACAGGCAGTTGAGAAGGCGGGTCTTTCTGACAAGGTTTTGAGTATCGATGAGATTGGGCCACTTATGGCGAGAGTGAAATGAGAGTCGACTTTCTGAGCTTTATCGGTATCGTCGTCGCTTTTCTGGCGATTCTGGGCGGCAATTGGCTGGAGGGGGGACATATGGACTCCCTGGTCAATGGCCCGGCTATGGTAATCGTCATTGGCGGCACCATCGGTGCCATTCTGTTGCAGACTCCGGTGCCGGTCTTCTGGCATGCCCTGCGTCTCTCCGGGCGGGTGTTTCTGCCTGCCAGACTCGATATGCCAACCACCATCGAAAAACTGGTGCAGTGGAGCAATATTGCCAGAAAAGAGGGTCTGCTCGGCCTGGAGACCATCGCAGACGAAGAGCCGGATCCGTTTATCCGCAAGGGGATGCAGCTGCTGGTCGACGGCAGTGAGCCGGATGCTTTGCGTTCGATCCTGGAGATGGAGGTGGATGCCAGTGAACAGTATGACATTCAGGCCTCCAAGGTATTCGAAGGGATGGGCGGATACTCGCCTACAATTGGTATTATCGGCGCGGTCATGGGATTGATTCACGTGATGCAGAACCTGGCCGATCCCAGCAAGCTCGGCAGTGGTATCGCAACCGCCTTTGTCGCCACGATCTATGGTGTCGGCCTGGCCAATCTGTTTCTGCTGCCGATCGCCGCCAAGCTCAAGACCCAATCGGAACACATCTCCAAATTTCGGGAGATGGTTATCGAAGGTGTTATCGGTATTGCGGAAGGTGACAATCCCCGCAGTATTGAAACCAAGCTTAAGGGATTTCTGCAATGATCCCGTTAGACTTTGAAAGGTGCGACGATCACCTCAGAGACCACTATGGCTAGAAGACGCAAACGTCAGGAAGAGCCTGCGAATCATGAGCGTTGGATTGTCTCCTACGCCGATTTCGTGACCCTGCTGTTTGCCTTTTTTGTGGTTATGTATTCTGTTTCTTCGGTCAACGAGGGTAAATACCGGGTGTTGTCCCAGACCCTGACCCACGCCTTCCAGGAGTCTCAGCGCAGTCTCGAACCGATCCAGGTCGGTGAGCTCTCCCGCAGTCGGGGAGATACCCCCGGTCTGGGAGATGAGAGCGCCTTGATCCAGGGAGAGTTGCGCCAGGGGCCAGGTATCGAGAATGAACTGGGGATGGATTCGGCTGTTGGCAAACAGGTGATCCCCGATCTGCCTAGCAATGAGACACAGAGGCTCAGTTTTCTGGCTGCCACCATCGAGGATATGCTGAGTGACTATGTCGACAGGGATCTGGTCGATGTGAGTTTCAGTGAGGATCGGGTGGTGGTGAACATGAAGGATAAAATGCTGTTTCCCAGTGCCAGCGCGCATCTCTCCAGAGCCGCAGTGAAAGCGCTTGGCGAAATCAGTCGGGTGCTGAAGACAGTGCCCAATCAGGTGCAGGTGGAAGGCAATACCGACAATCGTCCGATCAATACGGAAGAGTTTCCCTCCAACTGGGAGTTGTCTGCCGCACGGGCTGCCAGTGTGGTGCATCTGATGACCCGCACCGGTATCGATCCTGGGCGTATGTCCGCTGTCGGTTACGCGGAACATCGACCAGTGGCGGATAACAACACCCTGGAAGGACGTGCGAAAAACCGTCGCGTCTCGTTGATTATCCTGGGTATGAACAAGCAGGCAGACCGGGTCATCGACCTGCCGGGAAGTGGTCAGTGAAAGTCTGGACGGTAGCCAATCAGAAAGGCGGTGTTGGCAAGACCACTACCACCGTATCCCTGGGCGGTCTGTTGGCACAGTGGGGACTGCGTACCCTGCTGGTCGATATCGATCCCCACGCCTCACTGACCAGCTATTTCCGTTACGATCCGGATGGGCTCGAAGAGAGCGTCTACAGCCTGTTCAAGGGCGTGGCGCAAAAACAGGCGGTTGACCCCCTGGGGCTGATACACCCAACCGGTACTGAAGGCCTCGATCTGATGCCGGCGGAAATGGCTCTGGCAACACTGGATCGTCAGGCCGGCAAGCTGGATGGCATGGGGCTGGTCATCAAACAGGCGATGGGGCAACTGCAGAATCGATATGATCATGTGATCCTCGATTGTCCGCCGATACTGGGTGTTTTGATGATCAATGCACTGGCTGCCTGTGATCATCTGATCATTCCGGTACAGACCGAGTTTCTTTCATTGAAAGGGCTTGAGCGTATGCTGCATACCCTCGATATGGTCACCAAATCGAGACGGGTACCCCTGCCATACCATATTGTGCCGACCATGTACGATCAACGTACCCGCGCCTCCATAGACAGTCTCAAAGTGATGCGCGAGAGCTATCCGGATCATGTATGGCACAGTCTGATTCCGGTCGATACTCAATTTCGAGAGGCGAGTAAAGCCGGTATACCTCCGGCATTCTTCGCACCTCAGAGTCATGGCACCTTGGCCTATGGCAAACTGGTTGAAGAGCTGTTGAATGATCATGAGACACTACCCCAGGCAGGAGCAGGTGGATGAGCTTGGGAAATGACAAAACCCGCATCAAATCGGTAAGCGAAAAGGTAGAGGAACCGGATCATGCGTTGAAAAGCTATCTGGATACTCTGCTGCTCGAGATCGAGACCATCCCGAGGGAAAGCGTGGCAGTTAAAGAGCCACCTCCGGTGGCCGATATCAAGGTGGAAGAGACCCAGAATTCCGAGCCAAAACTCGAGCAATCAACACAAACCCAACAGCAACAGGATTCTGCGCTTCCGGAGTGGGTGGAGAATGAGTTTCAGGTGCTGTTGTTCAAGGTGAACGGTATTACCATGGGGATTCCGCTGAATGCCATGAAAGGGATCCTCAACTACAGTGGTGAAGCGAGTCAGTTGCCTGGACAACCGGCCTGGTCCCTGGGAGTGATTGTCAACCGGGATGAAAAGGTGGTGGTAATCGACAGTGCACGATTACTGATGCCGGAAAGATTGACCTCCGATACACAGATCAAACCGCAACAACTGCTATTGATCGGTGAAGGGGACCGCGCGCTGGCGGTGGACACCATTTGCAATACGATGAGTGTGGTAAAGGAAGATGTGCGTTGGCGTAATGGTATACACAATAAACCCTGGTATGCGGGCATCATTATCGAAGAGCTGAGTGTGTTGCTCGACGTAGATGGGGTGTTGCAACTGCTGGCGGCTTAAGTTGATAGGCTAGGGTTTGGATGATGTTCGATCATCGAATAAACGACAGTTGTGAAGCAGTCATCTGCTGCGCGCTAAAACCAATAGATAAAGCCTGCAAGCGATAGAGGTGTAGATAATGAGTGTAGATGATGACGAAAGTGGCGGTGGTCCACTGATTCAATTTGTAACTTTCATCCTGATGGATGAGGTTTATGGCATCAACGTCATGCAGGTACAGGAAGTCTTGAGAGTGACTGAGATTGCACCTGTACCCGGGGCACCGAGTTATGTCCTGGGTATCGTCAATCTGCGCGGCAATGTGGTGACGGTAATCGATACCCGAAAGCGGTTCGGGCTCCCTTCGGTGGAAGTCAGTGATCACAGCCGTATTGTTGTGATTGAATCTGAAAAGCAGGTTGTCGGCATACTGGTTGATGCCGTTGCCGAAGTCGTTGAACTGCGTGAAGATGAGATCGATGCAGCACCCAATGTGGGTACCGAAGAGAGTTCCCGTTATATCCAGGGTGTGGCGACACAGGAAGGACGGTTACTGATACTGGTGGATCTGAACAAACTGCTGACGGATGAGGAGTGGCAGGAAATCAGCATGTACTGATCAACCTGAGACTGCGGTTGGTCAGTTTGCAGCCGCACTCAGCATCCCGGGATCCACAGGTCATGCGTCGAGCTGAAAATTAACTAAACTATATGGAACAGTAGTGAATTAATTTACTAGGTTCACACAGGGCAACTGATATGCCTGAAATTGGAGATCAAAACCCGCTCACCCCGCTCTATCCGGTTAAGCCGAGTAAGCCTCCCATGCGTCGGGAACGCCCCAAACGAAAGGATGAGCAGACGAATCAGGAACGGAAGAAGCCTGATCAGGAAAAAGACAATGGAAAGCCGCACATCGATGAGTATGCTTGAGGAACCTCTGAACAACACATGGGCCTGCATTTCACCACCAAGCTACCCTGTTTGTATGAAGTGATACTTGATAAATGTGGGCTATTACGTGCAATCCTCGCCCTGAATCGGTACATTTTCATCGACATAGAACTATTCAGAGGATCTTTCATGGTCAATCCACTTCCCTCGATCCACCCTGGTATTGAATGCAGCGTAAAACGCCAGGGTAGACTATGACCGGTAGCTCAAATCTCTTTTGGTTGGTTCTGCTTCCTCTGGCTCTGTTGCTGGCGGCGTTTCTCGGTTATCTGTTCTTCATCGAGCGCAAGCGAAAGGAACTGCAGGCGCAACAGAGCAGAGAGATTCAGACCCTGAAACAGACCGTGGCTGCACTCTGTTCGAGCGCGGTCGGGGTGGACAGGCGGGTCAATCGTCTGGAGCGGCAGGGACGGGATCTGGAAGAGCGTCAGGAGAATATCGAACAGTCCAACCTGCAGGGTGATCCTCCCTATAGCGACGCCATCAGCATGGTGCGGGCCGGTGCCGGTCCTGATGAACTGATTCAGGAGTTGGGCATCAGTCGGGATGCGGCGGATCTGATCATAATGATTCACGGTGCAAAGCGTGAAGATGCATGAGACAGTTCAGTAGTACGCCACTGATCGGATTTGCCGCCTACAGTGGTACCGGTAAGACGACCCTCCTGAGGCAGTTGATACCGCTGTTACGGGAATCCTCCATCAACCTGGGGGTGATCAAACATGCGCATCATGAAGTGGATGTTGATCAACCCGGTAAGGACAGCTACGAACTGCGCAAGGCCGGGGCAGGGCGGGTTCTGCTGGCAACCTCAAAACATTGGGCGTTGATGGTGGATGAGGCGGAAGCGAAAGAGCCGGAGCTGCCTGAGCTGCTGGAGCGATTGGATTGCAGCAGCCTCGATCTGGTGTTGGTGGAAGGTTTCAGGCACCTGCAGTTTCCCAAGATAGAGCTGCACCGTCCGGCACTTGGTAAACCGTTACTGTTTACCGGCGATTCTTCGGTGATCGCGATTGCCAGTGACGCACCCATCGATCAGCCGTGTAATCTACCCCAGCTCGATCTGAATAATCCGCAAGAGATCGCACAATTTGTCAAAGATTATTGTGAAGCGATACCTAGAGCTGATTGAACTCGTGTTAGGACATGTTCATACGAATCCAATAGGTCCTGTGGTGCCTGAAAAAGCTTCAATTTAGGCGTGTGGCGCGTAGTTTAGTTGGACCTAATGAGCGATGAGCAAGGGTTTGTGGTGCTTATTCAGGCACAACTCCCCATATTGATTTAATAAAGAGGGGATGGGTCCATATATCTCCCGTAAATTTTCAATCTTCCCAGCGGCAAGATTATAAAAGCCACTCTTCCTTTATGGGAGAGGGTGTATGCGAAGCGTTTCACCTGGCTAAAAAATAGAGCAAAACTCGCTAACTATTCATCTTTATCACGTTGATTTCTCATAAAGGCTAAGGTGCTCATTCGCCCCCTCTCCCCCGGCCCCTCTCCCGCAAGGGGAGAGGGGGAGTTGATATCCGACATTCTGACAATAATTCTGGCCTTGTCCATCTACTGATCTGTGCTTTCTCATCTCTCAATCAGCAATGAAAACCAACGAACGATAAGTCAGTTAACACCATAGTGTACGGAGTTTCTGGGGCAGCAGTGGCTGGGTTTGTTTTACGCCCAGCGGCGTTAACATTCACTTATGTAGAATAACTCCACCACACTCATTCTGCCTTGTTGGGCACAATTCGGCCCCAGTAGGACATATTGGATCAGTGTTAACAGACCCGAGCGTCTCATCTACACCCGATCAACTTTTCTCCGCCGTCATATAACAGATCCACCCGGCATCGGCTTCCCCCTCTTCAACGGGAAGAAAGATACCGTCGGGTTCACCATCATCATCGAATCCCTGCCAATAAAATGTGATCTTCTCAAATCCTACCTCGGACAGCAGTTCACGGACTTCAGGCAGACTCCACAGGCGCCAGTCATAACTGAAGGCCTTCTCGTAGCGTGAGCCATCCTCGAAATCGAAATGGATATGGCAGATCAAGGTGCCACTGATCGGGTCGTATTTCTCCTGCTCCCAGATATAGGTGAAGGTGGCGTCACCATCCTCGATGTCACGCTCCTCCTCGATCTCCTTATAGGAGTCATAGCCACCATAGGCATCCATGAAAAGTACGCCATCATCGGAGAGCTGCTCATAGACCCGTTGAAAGTAGCATTTCAACTGGTCACGCTCCTTGAACAGCCAATAACTGAAGTTCATGGCTGAGATGATCTCCATCGGCTCAGTCTCGACATTCAGTACATTCTCCTCCAGCAGGGTGACACGTTTACGCTGTGAGGATTTCAGCTTTGCAAGCTGATTCGCTTCACCCCATTGCAGAACCTCGGTATCGAGATCGACACCGATCGCCTGGTTGCTCTTGCGTCTTTTTACCCATTCACAGCAGACATTGGCGGTGCCGCAGAAATCCTCTCGCAACCGTTTGGCGCGACGCCCCTTGAGCTTTTTGAAAGTGTCATCGACGAAATCGATTTCGGCTTCGGAGCATTGCACCGAAAGTTCGTAGAGATGGTGTCGATCTGCTGTATCGGCTATGGATTGCGATTTCTTTTTTCGTTTGCCCATTGCTGTTTTTTTATCAATGCGGTTGGAGTGGTCAGTCATTCAAAGAGTGAATGCTACCCCATCAAGCGCTGCATCGCTACGCTAAAAAATCAGCTTTGATGTTAGCAAAAGATGGAACTGCATGGAGAGTGTGAAGAGAGTCTAACGTGTTACCTATTGAATCATCATAGAGTGTCTTGTTCATCAATCAACGCCTCTTCAACCAGTTTGTTCAACACTCGACTGCACTTCGCTTTGAGGTGATCTCTCAACAGTCGCACAGCGGGTGTGATCAGTTGCCGGTTGGGACAGATCAGCCAGAGTTCGGTAGCCGGAGGCTTGTACTCCGGTAGCAGGTTGACCACTCTGCCGGAGAGCAGATCATTCGACATATCGAGGCAGGACTTGACTGCCACGCCTTTTCCGGCAACACACCAGCGCCTGACCAGATCCCCATCATTGGAGGCTCGGTTGCCACTCATTTTGATTTTGTATTCGGTGCCATCCCGGGTGAAGCTCCAGAGATCGTGAATGATGTCATAGAGCTGATAGAAGAGTCCGTTATGTGCGGGCAGATCGTGTGGATGTTGTGGGGTTCCATGCTGTTGCAGATAGTCGGGGGTTGCACAGAGCAGTCCCGGAACCTTGCAGATTTTGAAGCCATAGAGATTGGCGTCATCGGGTGAACCGTAGCGTAGTGCGATATCCACCGCATCCCGATAGAAGTCGATATTGCTGTCACTGATATAGGTTTTCAGACTCACCTTCGGATAGTTCTCCATGAACTCATCCAGCCAGGGGGTGACCAGGTTACGCCCCAGGTCCGACGAAAGGGTGATGCGCAGCTCTCCGTCTACGATATCCAGATCATCCCGTACATTCTGCGTGGCCTGCTCCAGCAGCAGCAGGGCCTGCTCACACTGGGGGATATAGCGCTCACCGGCAGAGGAGAGTCTGAGCCGTCTGGTGGTGCGGATAAACAGGTCCATACCCAGCTGACGTTCCACCCGTTTGAGTGCGGCGCTGGCGGTGGCGGTGCGCATGTCCAACTGGGCTGCAGCGCCTGTAATACTGCGCAGTTCAGCGACTTTAAGGACCACTTGCAGATCTTCGAGCAGCATATTATCAAAAAATATTTGAAAATGTTTCTTTAATTATGCTGTTTATACAGGATTATTCAACACCTACACTTCATGTCATTCGTTAAACCTGAGATGGAGCAACCCCATGAAAGCCATTGGTTACAGTAAATCCCTGCCGATTGAGACCCCTGAAGCGCTGCTTGATATCGAGCTCCCCCAGCCGATCGCCACAGGCCGGGATCTGCTGGTGAAGATCGATGCAATCGCGGTCAATCCGGTGGATTACAAGATTCGTCAGAATATGGCCCCCAGCGATGGGGCATGGCGGGTACTTGGCTGGGATGCGGTGGGTAAGGTTGTGGCGACCGGGGAAGCGGTCACAACATTCAAACCCGGAGACAAAGTCTTCTATGCCGGTGATCTCAACCGACAGGGTAGCAACGCGGAGTACCAACTGGTGGATGAGCGTCTGGTCGGCCACAAACCGAAAAGCCTGACGGATGAAGAGGCGGCCGCATTACCGTTGACCGCGATAACCGCCTGGGAGCTGCTGTTCGAACACCTCGCCATCACTCAGGTATCGCCCGAGGCAAAGGAGAAATCCGATGAGGTCATCCTGGTGGTCGGTGCCGCCGGTGGGGTTGGCTCCATTCTGCTGCAACTGGCCAGCACCATTACCGGTGCCACCACCATCGCCACAGCATCGCGTGAACGTTCACAGGCCTGGGTGAAACAATTGGGTGCGAATCATGTGATCGACCACAGCAAACCGCTGCAGCCCCAGATCGAGGCACTGGGCATTGGCCAGGTGACCCACATCGCCAGTCTCAACAGCACCGTCGACTACTTTGAGGCTTACACGGAACTGTTGGCACCCTTCGGCAAGATCGCCATGATCGATGATCCCGAGTCGCTGGATGTGATGAAACTGAAGCCGAA
It encodes the following:
- a CDS encoding protein-glutamate methylesterase/protein-glutamine glutaminase, yielding MGAKVRVLIVDDSAFFRNRVAAALQSAQDMEIIGFAANGDEAIRQTKSLKPDVVTMDVEMPVIDGITAVRRIMAETPTRILMFSAVTTEGAKETLDALDAGAMDFLPKEMSNPVAGAEETSKALLERVRNLAKSPLTLSRASVKEYLTPSPSRVASVGQTAPTFSSSPEMVAIGASTGGPVALRQVLSALPRNYPLPVVAAVHMPGSFTRAYAERLDGSCAIKVKEAMDREMLQPGVALIAPGGKQTTVVRGAGGYQVRISNPLPGEIYHPSVDQMLASVAESYRGKALALILTGMGSDGLEGAKKLKKYGSSLWSQDQKSCVVYGMPQAVEKAGLSDKVLSIDEIGPLMARVK
- a CDS encoding flagellar motor protein yields the protein MRVDFLSFIGIVVAFLAILGGNWLEGGHMDSLVNGPAMVIVIGGTIGAILLQTPVPVFWHALRLSGRVFLPARLDMPTTIEKLVQWSNIARKEGLLGLETIADEEPDPFIRKGMQLLVDGSEPDALRSILEMEVDASEQYDIQASKVFEGMGGYSPTIGIIGAVMGLIHVMQNLADPSKLGSGIATAFVATIYGVGLANLFLLPIAAKLKTQSEHISKFREMVIEGVIGIAEGDNPRSIETKLKGFLQ
- the motD gene encoding flagellar motor protein MotD; its protein translation is MARRRKRQEEPANHERWIVSYADFVTLLFAFFVVMYSVSSVNEGKYRVLSQTLTHAFQESQRSLEPIQVGELSRSRGDTPGLGDESALIQGELRQGPGIENELGMDSAVGKQVIPDLPSNETQRLSFLAATIEDMLSDYVDRDLVDVSFSEDRVVVNMKDKMLFPSASAHLSRAAVKALGEISRVLKTVPNQVQVEGNTDNRPINTEEFPSNWELSAARAASVVHLMTRTGIDPGRMSAVGYAEHRPVADNNTLEGRAKNRRVSLIILGMNKQADRVIDLPGSGQ
- a CDS encoding ParA family protein, giving the protein MKVWTVANQKGGVGKTTTTVSLGGLLAQWGLRTLLVDIDPHASLTSYFRYDPDGLEESVYSLFKGVAQKQAVDPLGLIHPTGTEGLDLMPAEMALATLDRQAGKLDGMGLVIKQAMGQLQNRYDHVILDCPPILGVLMINALAACDHLIIPVQTEFLSLKGLERMLHTLDMVTKSRRVPLPYHIVPTMYDQRTRASIDSLKVMRESYPDHVWHSLIPVDTQFREASKAGIPPAFFAPQSHGTLAYGKLVEELLNDHETLPQAGAGG
- a CDS encoding chemotaxis protein CheW; this translates as MSLGNDKTRIKSVSEKVEEPDHALKSYLDTLLLEIETIPRESVAVKEPPPVADIKVEETQNSEPKLEQSTQTQQQQDSALPEWVENEFQVLLFKVNGITMGIPLNAMKGILNYSGEASQLPGQPAWSLGVIVNRDEKVVVIDSARLLMPERLTSDTQIKPQQLLLIGEGDRALAVDTICNTMSVVKEDVRWRNGIHNKPWYAGIIIEELSVLLDVDGVLQLLAA
- a CDS encoding chemotaxis protein CheW; this translates as MSVDDDESGGGPLIQFVTFILMDEVYGINVMQVQEVLRVTEIAPVPGAPSYVLGIVNLRGNVVTVIDTRKRFGLPSVEVSDHSRIVVIESEKQVVGILVDAVAEVVELREDEIDAAPNVGTEESSRYIQGVATQEGRLLILVDLNKLLTDEEWQEISMY
- a CDS encoding DUF2802 domain-containing protein, with product MTGSSNLFWLVLLPLALLLAAFLGYLFFIERKRKELQAQQSREIQTLKQTVAALCSSAVGVDRRVNRLERQGRDLEERQENIEQSNLQGDPPYSDAISMVRAGAGPDELIQELGISRDAADLIIMIHGAKREDA
- the mobB gene encoding molybdopterin-guanine dinucleotide biosynthesis protein B, giving the protein MRQFSSTPLIGFAAYSGTGKTTLLRQLIPLLRESSINLGVIKHAHHEVDVDQPGKDSYELRKAGAGRVLLATSKHWALMVDEAEAKEPELPELLERLDCSSLDLVLVEGFRHLQFPKIELHRPALGKPLLFTGDSSVIAIASDAPIDQPCNLPQLDLNNPQEIAQFVKDYCEAIPRAD
- a CDS encoding class I SAM-dependent methyltransferase — translated: MTDHSNRIDKKTAMGKRKKKSQSIADTADRHHLYELSVQCSEAEIDFVDDTFKKLKGRRAKRLREDFCGTANVCCEWVKRRKSNQAIGVDLDTEVLQWGEANQLAKLKSSQRKRVTLLEENVLNVETEPMEIISAMNFSYWLFKERDQLKCYFQRVYEQLSDDGVLFMDAYGGYDSYKEIEEERDIEDGDATFTYIWEQEKYDPISGTLICHIHFDFEDGSRYEKAFSYDWRLWSLPEVRELLSEVGFEKITFYWQGFDDDGEPDGIFLPVEEGEADAGWICYMTAEKS
- a CDS encoding LysR family transcriptional regulator, with protein sequence MLLEDLQVVLKVAELRSITGAAAQLDMRTATASAALKRVERQLGMDLFIRTTRRLRLSSAGERYIPQCEQALLLLEQATQNVRDDLDIVDGELRITLSSDLGRNLVTPWLDEFMENYPKVSLKTYISDSNIDFYRDAVDIALRYGSPDDANLYGFKICKVPGLLCATPDYLQQHGTPQHPHDLPAHNGLFYQLYDIIHDLWSFTRDGTEYKIKMSGNRASNDGDLVRRWCVAGKGVAVKSCLDMSNDLLSGRVVNLLPEYKPPATELWLICPNRQLITPAVRLLRDHLKAKCSRVLNKLVEEALIDEQDTL
- a CDS encoding zinc-binding alcohol dehydrogenase family protein; the protein is MKAIGYSKSLPIETPEALLDIELPQPIATGRDLLVKIDAIAVNPVDYKIRQNMAPSDGAWRVLGWDAVGKVVATGEAVTTFKPGDKVFYAGDLNRQGSNAEYQLVDERLVGHKPKSLTDEEAAALPLTAITAWELLFEHLAITQVSPEAKEKSDEVILVVGAAGGVGSILLQLASTITGATTIATASRERSQAWVKQLGANHVIDHSKPLQPQIEALGIGQVTHIASLNSTVDYFEAYTELLAPFGKIAMIDDPESLDVMKLKPKSQSLHIEFMFARSMFNAADMQAQSDLLNRVADLIDQGYIRTTVGKKLGVINADNLKQAHQQLESGRSIGKIVLQGF